One region of Pyramidobacter sp. YE332 genomic DNA includes:
- a CDS encoding Gx transporter family protein, with protein sequence MNTKNFARLALLTALSLILFAAEMALPAPIPVPGAKLGLANVVTVWALYHCTARETLLVLLARILLGALLTGNAAALIFSLSGGMLCLAGTLPLRRVIPERRLWLCSAAGGALHNVGQLAAAIAVTQTAGLLSYLPFLLVSGIVCGSLTGQIAQQTSARLRYYRTRDRDDLPAQNL encoded by the coding sequence ATGAACACGAAAAACTTCGCCCGACTGGCGCTGCTCACGGCGCTGTCGCTGATCCTCTTCGCCGCCGAGATGGCTCTGCCCGCGCCCATCCCCGTGCCCGGCGCCAAGCTGGGGCTGGCCAACGTCGTCACTGTCTGGGCGCTCTACCACTGCACCGCTCGCGAAACGTTGCTGGTGCTGCTGGCCCGCATTTTGCTCGGCGCGCTGCTCACCGGCAATGCGGCCGCACTGATCTTCAGCCTGTCGGGCGGAATGCTCTGTTTGGCCGGCACGCTGCCGCTGCGCCGCGTCATCCCGGAACGTCGCCTGTGGCTGTGCAGCGCCGCCGGCGGCGCGCTGCACAACGTCGGGCAGCTGGCGGCCGCCATTGCCGTGACGCAGACCGCGGGGCTGCTCTCCTACCTGCCGTTTCTGCTGGTCAGCGGCATCGTCTGCGGTTCGCTGACGGGACAGATCGCCCAGCAGACCTCTGCGCGGCTGCGCTATTACCGTACGCGCGACCGCGACGATCTGCCGGCGCAGAATCTTTGA
- a CDS encoding folate family ECF transporter S component, translating into MMTSGNPRSLGAGENRWLASLREFRSIRVVAFCGVMCALAVILRAVATISLGPYLRIGLSGFPNQVVDYLFGPAAGALFSGALEVIKFMIKPEGVYFPGFTLSAVLAGVIYGTILYRRPLTVTRVFVAHLLVKLIVNLGCNTLWLVILYKKAVWAIFPARAMTNLICLPGDVLVTYLLLKTVERAILPLFGGRFSGRT; encoded by the coding sequence ATGATGACATCAGGCAATCCGCGTTCGTTGGGCGCTGGCGAAAACCGTTGGCTCGCTTCGCTGCGCGAGTTCCGTTCCATCCGCGTGGTGGCGTTCTGCGGCGTCATGTGCGCGCTGGCCGTGATCCTCCGCGCCGTGGCCACCATTTCCCTTGGGCCGTATCTGAGGATCGGCCTGTCGGGCTTCCCGAACCAAGTGGTCGACTACCTCTTCGGCCCCGCCGCGGGGGCTTTGTTCTCCGGCGCGCTGGAAGTGATCAAGTTCATGATCAAACCCGAGGGCGTTTACTTTCCGGGTTTCACGCTCAGCGCCGTTCTGGCCGGCGTGATTTACGGCACGATACTGTACCGCCGCCCGCTCACGGTGACGCGCGTGTTCGTCGCCCATCTGCTCGTCAAGCTGATCGTCAACCTCGGCTGCAACACGCTGTGGCTCGTGATCCTCTACAAAAAAGCCGTGTGGGCCATTTTCCCCGCGCGCGCCATGACCAACCTGATCTGCCTGCCCGGCGACGTGCTGGTCACCTATCTGCTGCTGAAGACCGTCGAGCGCGCGATCCTGCCGCTTTTCGGCGGGCGTTTTTCAGGACGTACATAA
- a CDS encoding IS5 family transposase (programmed frameshift) codes for MEERRYELTSSEWNRIKRMLPPEHPKSGQRGRPAKYDNRRIINGILWLARSGAPWRDLPERYGKWQAVYARFRLWKQRGIFEAIFAALSADADMENLSIDSTSCKVHQSANGRGKTPEGGKKGQAIGMSRGGKNTKIHAIVDGLGNPLALLLSPGNDHDSRHAVSLLGQAEIRGSNVIGDKAYGSQAIREYITSREGSYTIPPKSDNPEPWFIDEHVYKERHLVECFFQKIKWFRRIFTRYDKLDASFFAFVLVAASVILLK; via the exons ATGGAAGAGAGAAGATATGAACTGACCTCCAGCGAGTGGAATCGAATCAAGAGAATGCTGCCGCCCGAACACCCGAAATCAGGTCAACGTGGACGCCCGGCAAAATACGATAACCGCAGGATCATCAATGGGATTCTGTGGCTTGCCAGAAGTGGAGCGCCATGGAGAGATCTTCCGGAGCGTTACGGCAAATGGCAGGCAGTTTACGCACGTTTCAGGCTGTGGAAACAGCGGGGAATATTCGAGGCGATCTTTGCCGCCCTAAGCGCTGATGCCGACATGGAAAATCTCTCTATCGACTCCACGTCCTGCAAAGTACATCAAAGTGCCAACGGGAGAGGGAAAACCCCGGAAGGGGGAAAAAAGGGG CAAGCGATTGGCATGTCCAGAGGCGGCAAGAATACGAAAATTCATGCGATAGTAGATGGTTTAGGCAATCCGCTGGCGCTCCTGCTCAGTCCCGGCAATGACCACGATTCCCGCCATGCCGTGTCCTTGCTCGGGCAAGCGGAAATCAGAGGGAGCAACGTCATCGGCGATAAGGCTTACGGTTCGCAAGCCATCAGAGAGTACATTACTTCTCGGGAGGGAAGTTACACTATCCCGCCGAAGAGCGATAATCCCGAACCGTGGTTTATAGATGAGCATGTTTACAAGGAACGACACTTGGTTGAATGTTTCTTTCAGAAAATCAAATGGTTCCGTAGAATTTTCACCCGCTATGACAAACTTGACGCTTCGTTTTTCGCTTTTGTTCTTGTCGCTGCCAGTGTTATTTTATTGAAATAA
- a CDS encoding NusG domain II-containing protein — protein sequence MKKFIPAALLLLIGWCLWRWFAPPGRIVEIVQRGKVIARLDLSRETGSRTINIRAPGGGYNRLLVERGRVKVLCADCPGQDCVRMGWLRSASLPLICLPHGLTVRYAPRSEGELDSLSQ from the coding sequence ATGAAAAAATTCATCCCCGCCGCCCTGCTGCTCCTGATCGGCTGGTGCCTGTGGCGCTGGTTCGCGCCGCCCGGCCGGATCGTCGAGATCGTGCAACGCGGCAAAGTGATCGCCCGCCTCGACCTGAGCCGCGAAACGGGTTCGCGCACCATCAACATCCGCGCTCCCGGCGGCGGTTATAACCGCCTGCTCGTCGAACGGGGACGCGTCAAAGTGCTGTGCGCCGACTGTCCGGGACAGGACTGCGTAAGAATGGGCTGGCTGCGCTCGGCCTCGCTGCCGCTGATCTGCCTGCCGCACGGACTGACGGTGCGTTACGCGCCGCGCAGCGAGGGCGAGCTCGACAGTCTGTCGCAATAG
- a CDS encoding IS30 family transposase, translating to MCPDFKEEVCPQLSVPPYVCNGCPNRHRCTLKKRIYSAKSANDSYEKTLHEAREGFNISDAELADIDSFFSPLIKQGQSLYHIIRNNRDTVPCSESTARRLLLSGILEARKIDLPRAVRFKKRKGKRNNMKVDKKCREGRTYNDFLSFSEKHPDMLITEIDSVVGTAGGKVLLTVILRNCNFMLAFLRDKNTAQSVEQIFTMLFTLLGRKRYKSMFQVLLADNGTEFSNPTAIEKGPDGERKSYMFYCNPQAPQEKPKVENNHTLIRRILPKGTTFDNLSQTDINLMMSHINSYGRKKFNGKSPAEIFINLYGEDVLHLLGLELIPPQDICLKRTLLAGK from the coding sequence ATGTGTCCTGACTTTAAGGAGGAGGTCTGCCCGCAGCTTTCGGTTCCTCCGTATGTCTGTAACGGCTGCCCCAACCGTCACCGCTGCACTTTAAAAAAACGGATCTATTCTGCTAAATCTGCAAATGACTCTTACGAGAAAACTTTGCATGAGGCTCGTGAAGGCTTCAATATCTCCGATGCCGAGCTTGCAGATATTGATTCTTTTTTCTCTCCTCTCATCAAACAGGGGCAGTCTCTCTATCATATTATCCGTAATAATCGAGATACTGTTCCCTGTTCTGAAAGTACCGCCAGACGGCTCCTGCTTTCGGGTATTTTAGAGGCACGGAAAATAGACTTGCCCCGAGCTGTCCGTTTTAAGAAGAGAAAGGGAAAAAGAAATAACATGAAGGTGGATAAAAAATGTCGTGAAGGCCGTACCTACAATGATTTTCTCTCTTTTTCGGAGAAACATCCGGACATGCTTATTACCGAAATCGACAGTGTCGTTGGCACCGCAGGAGGAAAAGTTCTTCTGACTGTCATCTTAAGAAACTGCAACTTTATGCTGGCTTTTTTGAGAGATAAAAATACTGCTCAATCTGTTGAGCAGATTTTTACAATGCTCTTCACTCTTCTGGGCAGGAAACGCTATAAGTCCATGTTTCAGGTCCTTCTTGCTGACAACGGTACAGAGTTTTCCAATCCGACGGCTATCGAAAAAGGTCCGGACGGAGAAAGAAAATCATATATGTTCTATTGCAATCCACAAGCACCGCAGGAAAAACCGAAGGTTGAAAATAATCATACTCTCATTCGAAGGATCCTTCCCAAGGGAACAACTTTCGACAATTTATCCCAAACTGATATCAACCTGATGATGTCTCATATAAACTCATACGGGAGGAAAAAATTTAACGGAAAATCTCCTGCAGAGATCTTTATCAACCTGTATGGCGAGGACGTATTGCATTTACTCGGACTCGAACTTATTCCGCCACAGGATATCTGTTTAAAGCGGACTCTTCTCGCCGGTAAATAA